In the genome of Deinococcus terrestris, one region contains:
- a CDS encoding sulfite exporter TauE/SafE family protein, producing the protein MIFAWIGAALIGLSLGLLGSGGSILTVPVLVYLVGEPEKLAIAESLAIVGGISLIGSIPYALKRQIDWRSVLWFGVPGVVGTFLGAALSVYLSGVVQLLLFAVVMLLAAVMMFRPAKAQPQGESAHTRSPLKIGAEGLGVGALTGLVGVGGGFLIIPALVLLGGLPMSLAVGTSLLIIAAKSFAGFAKYVNVLAEQNLSINWTLIAIFTVIGILGSFLGARVGKNISNDSLKRGFAGFLVVMGLYVLATNVPKVLNPSPVAEVQVRH; encoded by the coding sequence ATGATCTTCGCCTGGATCGGCGCGGCCCTGATCGGCCTCTCGCTGGGGCTGCTGGGGTCGGGCGGGTCCATCCTGACGGTGCCGGTGCTCGTCTACCTCGTGGGCGAGCCGGAGAAGCTGGCGATTGCCGAGTCCCTCGCCATCGTGGGCGGCATCAGCCTGATCGGGTCGATTCCCTACGCGCTGAAGCGGCAGATCGACTGGCGCAGTGTGCTGTGGTTCGGCGTGCCCGGCGTGGTGGGCACCTTTCTGGGCGCGGCGCTGAGCGTGTACCTCAGCGGCGTGGTGCAACTGCTGCTCTTTGCCGTGGTGATGCTGCTCGCCGCCGTGATGATGTTCCGGCCCGCGAAGGCCCAGCCGCAAGGCGAGTCGGCCCACACGCGCTCGCCCCTCAAGATCGGGGCCGAGGGCCTGGGCGTCGGCGCCCTGACCGGCCTGGTGGGCGTGGGCGGGGGCTTCCTGATCATTCCCGCGCTGGTGCTGCTGGGTGGCCTGCCCATGAGCTTGGCCGTCGGCACCAGCCTGCTGATCATCGCCGCCAAGAGCTTCGCGGGCTTCGCCAAGTACGTGAATGTGCTGGCCGAACAGAACCTGTCCATAAACTGGACTTTGATTGCGATCTTCACCGTCATCGGCATCCTGGGCAGCTTTCTGGGGGCGCGGGTGGGCAAGAATATCTCCAACGACAGTCTGAAGCGGGGCTTCGCGGGCTTTCTGGTCGTGATGGGCCTGTACGTGCTGGCGACGAACGTCCCCAAGGTGCTGAACCC